One bacterium genomic window carries:
- a CDS encoding transposase → STAALEGTNTKIKLMQRQAYGFRDPEFFKLKIYALHEANYASAG, encoded by the coding sequence CTCGACCGCCGCCCTGGAGGGAACAAACACCAAAATCAAACTCATGCAGAGGCAAGCCTATGGCTTCCGTGACCCCGAGTTCTTCAAGCTAAAGATCTATGCCCTGCACGAGGCCAACTACGCTTCAGCCGGATGA